The following is a genomic window from Clostridium sp..
CAGATACTCATTATACACACAAGGCATGGCACGATAGTTCAGAAGCTATAAATAAAATTACTTATACTATGATTGGAGACCCTTCCCAGACATTGTCAAGAAACTTTGATGTACTTATTGAAGACAAAGGTCTTGCTGACCGTGGTACTTTCCTCATTGATCCAGACGGCATAATTCAGGCTATTGAAATCAATGCCAGAAATATAGGCAGAGATGCCGCCACTGTCGTAAACAAATTAAAAGCAGCACAATATGTCAGAAACAACCCAGGTGAAGTTTGCCCCGCTAAATGGAAGGAAGGCTCTTCAACCCTAAAACCTAGCCTTGATCTTGTAGGGAAAATTTAAAGAGGTGATATAAATGATTCTGGATGCAGATATAAGATCACAATTAGTCCAATATCTCGATCTTATGGAAG
Proteins encoded in this region:
- the ahpC gene encoding alkyl hydroperoxide reductase subunit C, yielding MSLIGTEVKPFKATAYQNGKFTDITEADFKGRWSVVLFYPADFSFVCPTELEDLQNNYETLKELGAEVYSVSTDTHYTHKAWHDSSEAINKITYTMIGDPSQTLSRNFDVLIEDKGLADRGTFLIDPDGIIQAIEINARNIGRDAATVVNKLKAAQYVRNNPGEVCPAKWKEGSSTLKPSLDLVGKI